In Pseudomonadota bacterium, one genomic interval encodes:
- a CDS encoding pirin family protein — MSTRSVSRHSRARPTLEGAGVQLHRAFGFGDTARTDPFLLFDDFRNENPEAYFRGFPWHPHRGIETITYVLAGTVEHGDSLGNHGELGAGSVQWMTAGRGILHQEMPRGDASGRMHGFQLWANLPAKHKLCAPRYQDIAPEAIPVAVEDDGAVARVLCGHFWGKTGPVDGLAAEPMVLDISVPPNTVKVLPVDTWRQAFAYVFAGSADFRDASAPRGVLHESVGAGGEEILVREPAGNRSLVLFSAGDEVRVAAGPEGVRFLLCSGRPIQEPVAWHGPIVMNTAEEIRTALEQLQSGSFIGQ, encoded by the coding sequence ATGAGCACACGCTCGGTCAGCCGCCACAGCCGTGCCCGGCCCACGCTCGAGGGAGCCGGTGTGCAGCTGCACCGGGCCTTCGGATTCGGCGACACCGCGCGCACGGACCCCTTCCTGCTGTTCGACGATTTCCGCAACGAGAACCCGGAAGCCTATTTTCGCGGGTTTCCGTGGCACCCGCACCGCGGCATCGAGACGATCACCTACGTGTTGGCCGGCACCGTCGAACACGGAGACAGCCTTGGCAACCACGGCGAACTCGGCGCCGGCTCGGTGCAATGGATGACCGCCGGGCGCGGCATCCTCCACCAGGAGATGCCGCGCGGGGACGCGTCCGGACGCATGCACGGCTTCCAGTTGTGGGCCAACCTGCCGGCGAAACACAAGCTGTGCGCGCCGCGGTATCAGGACATCGCGCCCGAGGCCATCCCGGTGGCCGTCGAGGACGACGGCGCGGTCGCGCGGGTACTCTGTGGCCACTTCTGGGGCAAGACCGGCCCGGTGGATGGCCTGGCGGCCGAGCCGATGGTGCTCGACATCAGTGTGCCGCCGAACACGGTCAAGGTGCTGCCGGTCGACACCTGGCGGCAGGCCTTTGCCTACGTGTTTGCAGGCAGCGCCGATTTCCGCGACGCGTCGGCGCCGCGTGGGGTGTTGCACGAGTCCGTCGGCGCCGGCGGCGAGGAAATCCTGGTGCGCGAACCCGCTGGCAACCGCTCGCTGGTGCTGTTCAGTGCAGGGGACGAGGTGCGCGTCGCTGCGGGGCCGGAGGGTGTGCGTTTCCTGCTGTGCTCGGGGCGCCCGATCCAGGAGCCCGTCGCGTGGCACGGCCCGATCGTGATGAACACGGCCGAGGAGATCCGAACCGCGCTCGAACAGCTTCAGAGCGGCAGTTTCATCGGGCAGTAA
- a CDS encoding ubiquinol-cytochrome C reductase, iron-sulfur subunit — protein sequence MSAARRRVLVRLVKAGALLIFGGLVVVLLGSIWPTVTTQRVSIYVDAAALVPGEAIRTAIGNLPVLVVRRGDAELGSLDDSRVNDAASWLSREPDGVDAVHRGVDPRFLVIEALGTALQCELELLPPSEDEFQGIPWAGGFADKCRGERYDWAGRAYRNQTAKRNLRVLPHTVDADDGLTVSLP from the coding sequence GTGAGTGCGGCACGGCGGCGTGTGCTGGTCCGCCTGGTCAAGGCCGGCGCGTTGCTCATCTTCGGCGGCCTGGTGGTGGTGTTGCTGGGCAGCATCTGGCCAACCGTGACCACCCAACGTGTATCGATCTACGTCGACGCCGCCGCGCTCGTACCGGGTGAAGCCATCCGCACCGCCATCGGCAACCTGCCAGTGCTGGTGGTGCGGCGCGGCGACGCGGAGCTCGGCAGTCTCGATGACAGCCGCGTCAACGACGCGGCGTCCTGGCTGAGCCGTGAACCCGACGGCGTGGACGCGGTGCACCGCGGCGTCGACCCGCGCTTCCTCGTGATCGAGGCCTTGGGTACCGCCTTGCAGTGTGAACTCGAGCTGTTGCCCCCGTCCGAGGACGAGTTTCAGGGCATACCGTGGGCAGGCGGGTTTGCCGACAAGTGCCGCGGCGAGCGCTACGACTGGGCCGGTCGCGCTTACCGGAACCAGACCGCCAAGCGCAACTTGCGGGTCTTGCCCCACACCGTCGACGCTGACGACGGATTGACGGTGTCCCTGCCGTGA